A stretch of Bradyrhizobium sp. CCBAU 53338 DNA encodes these proteins:
- a CDS encoding DUF983 domain-containing protein gives MGHQNGRGVVMATDSISLAKAMWRGFRGKCPNCGEGHMFGRFLKVADACDHCGEELLHQRADDFPAYLVMVVVGHLVVPAILAVETAYAPPVWLQLAVWLPVTLFASLALLQPTKGAIVGLQWQIGMHGFQASKLRREATQLVPALVKAPRAA, from the coding sequence ATGGGCCATCAGAACGGAAGAGGTGTCGTCATGGCGACCGATTCGATCTCCCTGGCAAAGGCGATGTGGCGCGGCTTTCGCGGCAAGTGCCCGAACTGCGGCGAAGGCCATATGTTCGGCCGTTTCCTGAAAGTGGCAGACGCTTGCGATCATTGCGGCGAGGAGCTGCTCCACCAGCGCGCCGATGACTTCCCGGCCTATCTCGTGATGGTCGTGGTCGGCCACCTCGTGGTGCCGGCAATCCTCGCGGTCGAGACTGCCTATGCGCCGCCGGTCTGGCTGCAACTGGCGGTGTGGCTGCCGGTGACGCTGTTTGCTTCGCTCGCCCTGCTGCAACCGACCAAGGGCGCCATCGTCGGCCTGCAATGGCAGATCGGCATGCACGGCTTCCAGGCGAGCAAACTGCGGCGGGAAGCCACCCAGCTTGTGCCGGCGTTGGTGAAGGCGCCGCGCGCGGCCTGA
- a CDS encoding MATE family efflux transporter yields the protein MKDLTRGSIASHILSMAPPIVVGMITIMICQLVDLYFVSGLGDAAVAGVAAAGNAGFLVNALMQMLGVGTVALIAHAVGRRDRDDANLVFNQSVVLSVLFGLLTLLGGFVLARPYMRAIAADAATIEAGTTYFHWFMPALALQFVTQVMAAALRATGIVRPSMLVQVLAVAINIALAPVLITGWGTGHAFGVAGAGLASSIAVFIGVLMLFAYFRRLERYVAFHPAQWRPQLRQWKRILNVGVPAGGEFVMIFIFMAAIYYVLRNLGPAAQAGFGIGTRVVGLIQMPALAVALAAGPIAGQNFGAGNYERVRETFVKAALIATAVMIALTILAQLAPGLLLAGFSNDPETMAVALLFLKMISLNMVAQGLIFTCSSMFQGLGDTKPVLWSSATRVLTYSLPAIWLSTRPGFRIEYVWYLSNAATTLQAIQSLWLLRREFGTRLVTRQQADAPKQATPGAAAPSLREPA from the coding sequence ATGAAGGACCTGACGCGCGGCTCCATCGCGAGCCACATCCTGAGCATGGCGCCGCCGATCGTGGTCGGCATGATCACGATCATGATCTGCCAGTTGGTCGACCTGTACTTCGTCTCGGGGCTCGGCGATGCCGCTGTTGCCGGCGTCGCCGCCGCCGGCAACGCAGGCTTCCTCGTCAACGCGCTGATGCAGATGCTCGGTGTCGGCACGGTAGCGCTGATCGCTCATGCCGTGGGTCGCAGGGATCGCGACGACGCCAATCTCGTCTTCAACCAGTCGGTCGTCCTGTCGGTGCTGTTTGGTCTGTTGACGTTGCTCGGCGGCTTCGTGCTGGCGCGCCCCTATATGCGCGCGATCGCCGCCGACGCGGCGACCATCGAGGCCGGCACCACCTATTTTCACTGGTTCATGCCGGCTCTGGCTCTTCAATTCGTCACGCAAGTGATGGCGGCCGCGCTGCGGGCCACCGGCATCGTGCGGCCGAGCATGCTGGTGCAGGTACTCGCCGTGGCCATCAACATCGCGCTGGCGCCGGTGTTGATCACGGGCTGGGGCACTGGGCACGCGTTCGGTGTCGCCGGAGCGGGCCTTGCAAGCTCGATCGCCGTGTTCATCGGCGTGCTGATGCTGTTCGCCTATTTTCGCAGGCTGGAGCGCTATGTCGCCTTCCATCCGGCGCAGTGGCGACCGCAATTGCGGCAATGGAAACGGATCCTCAATGTCGGCGTGCCCGCCGGTGGCGAGTTCGTGATGATCTTCATCTTCATGGCTGCGATCTACTACGTGCTGCGCAACCTGGGCCCGGCGGCGCAGGCCGGATTTGGCATCGGCACGCGCGTCGTGGGCCTGATCCAGATGCCGGCCCTTGCCGTCGCCCTCGCGGCAGGGCCGATTGCCGGGCAGAACTTTGGTGCGGGCAATTACGAGCGGGTGCGTGAGACCTTCGTCAAGGCGGCGCTGATCGCGACGGCCGTGATGATAGCGCTGACGATCCTCGCGCAGCTCGCTCCCGGATTGCTGCTCGCCGGATTCTCGAACGATCCGGAGACGATGGCGGTTGCGTTGCTGTTCCTGAAGATGATCTCGCTGAACATGGTGGCGCAGGGGCTGATCTTCACTTGCTCCAGCATGTTCCAGGGCCTCGGCGACACCAAGCCGGTGTTGTGGAGCTCGGCGACGCGCGTGCTCACTTATTCGCTGCCGGCGATCTGGCTTTCGACCCGGCCGGGCTTTCGGATCGAGTACGTCTGGTACTTGTCGAACGCGGCGACGACGCTGCAGGCCATCCAGAGCCTGTGGTTGCTGCGCCGCGAGTTCGGGACGCGGCTGGTGACGCGTCAGCAGGCGGATGCTCCGAAGCAGGCGACGCCTGGGGCCGCGGCACCTTCGCTACGCGAGCCGGCGTAA
- a CDS encoding YciI family protein, with product MQYLLLIYRSEAEMSKMTPADRQAMAAEYGSYTQSIVQSGHFKAGDGLQPSTTATTVRVRDGKTLTTDGPFAETREQLGGYYLVEAKDLDTAIALAARIPGAREGSIEVRPVMIYK from the coding sequence ATGCAGTACCTGCTGCTGATCTATCGAAGCGAAGCGGAAATGAGCAAGATGACCCCCGCAGACCGTCAGGCTATGGCGGCGGAGTACGGCTCTTACACGCAGTCCATCGTGCAGAGCGGCCATTTCAAGGCCGGCGATGGGCTGCAGCCGAGCACCACGGCGACCACCGTGCGCGTGCGTGACGGCAAGACCCTGACCACCGATGGTCCTTTTGCGGAGACCCGCGAGCAACTCGGAGGCTATTATCTGGTCGAGGCCAAGGATCTCGATACAGCCATCGCGCTGGCCGCGCGAATTCCCGGGGCCAGGGAGGGCTCGATCGAGGTCAGGCCGGTCATGATCTACAAGTGA
- a CDS encoding HlyD family secretion protein, translated as MATSRDQAARVLRQEAVETSSANGEAAPEKSAAFAEQLRSHVVEETKRRTSEAPEKPVTDQPAPTASAPAASAPKSGKRKFVMMGVGLVLALAAAGYAGYYTLVGRFFVSTDDAYVRANNTMLGARVTGHIASILAADNTLVHAGDTILRIDDGDYKIAVDAAATRIATQQATIDRIGRQIAALDSQVAQAKAQLDSAEAGLKRADLDFERQQALSNKGFASRATFETSEAGRDQGAAAVKAAQAAYDVARSNVDVAKAQQAEAQAQLAELKTTLAKAERDLAFTAVRAPVDGIFSNRLVNSGDFIAVGQRLGNVVPLDHVYIDANFKETQLKRIRPGQPVTIKVDAYGMRKFSGVVDSIAAGAGSVFTLLPPDNATGNFTKIVQRVPVRIRVPKAVARQNLLRAGMSVYATVDTNKGAADADSEIDLDDPTMIHPQ; from the coding sequence AGCGGTGGAGACGAGTTCGGCGAACGGTGAAGCTGCGCCCGAGAAATCCGCAGCGTTTGCCGAACAGTTGCGCTCGCATGTGGTCGAGGAGACCAAGCGCCGCACCAGCGAGGCGCCGGAGAAACCCGTGACCGACCAGCCGGCCCCGACTGCATCGGCGCCCGCCGCTTCCGCGCCAAAATCCGGCAAGCGTAAATTCGTCATGATGGGCGTCGGCCTCGTGCTGGCGCTCGCGGCGGCAGGCTATGCCGGCTACTACACGCTGGTCGGCCGCTTCTTCGTCTCCACCGATGACGCTTATGTGCGCGCCAACAACACCATGCTGGGCGCGCGCGTGACCGGCCACATCGCCTCGATTCTGGCCGCTGACAACACGCTGGTGCATGCCGGCGACACCATCCTGCGCATCGACGACGGCGACTACAAGATCGCGGTCGATGCCGCCGCGACCCGGATCGCGACCCAGCAGGCCACCATCGATCGCATCGGCCGCCAGATCGCGGCGCTCGACAGCCAGGTCGCGCAGGCCAAGGCGCAGCTCGATTCGGCGGAAGCGGGCCTCAAGCGCGCCGACCTCGACTTTGAGCGCCAGCAGGCGCTGAGCAACAAGGGCTTTGCCTCGCGCGCGACGTTCGAAACCTCGGAAGCCGGCCGCGATCAGGGCGCCGCCGCGGTCAAGGCCGCGCAGGCTGCCTACGACGTTGCGCGCAGCAATGTCGACGTCGCCAAGGCCCAGCAGGCCGAAGCCCAGGCGCAGCTCGCCGAGCTCAAGACCACGCTCGCCAAGGCCGAGCGCGATCTCGCCTTCACGGCAGTGCGCGCGCCGGTCGACGGCATCTTCTCCAACCGTCTCGTCAACTCCGGCGACTTCATCGCGGTCGGGCAGCGCCTCGGCAATGTCGTGCCGCTCGACCACGTCTATATCGACGCCAATTTCAAGGAAACGCAGCTCAAGCGCATCCGCCCCGGGCAGCCCGTGACGATCAAGGTCGATGCCTACGGCATGCGCAAGTTCAGCGGCGTCGTCGACAGCATCGCGGCGGGCGCGGGCTCGGTGTTCACGCTGCTGCCGCCCGACAACGCCACCGGCAACTTCACCAAGATCGTGCAGCGCGTGCCGGTCCGCATCCGCGTGCCGAAGGCCGTCGCCAGGCAGAACCTGCTGCGGGCCGGCATGTCGGTCTACGCCACCGTCGACACCAACAAGGGCGCCGCCGACGCCGACAGCGAGATCGATCTCGACGATCCCACCATGATTCATCCGCAGTAG
- a CDS encoding PLP-dependent aminotransferase family protein: MDWTPTISELSGPRYQRIVEAMEADIAAGRLVRGQQLPTQRALAKALGIDLTTVTRAYTEARRRGIMEARVGQGSFVSETSARRAVDLPHPVAIDLSMNVPPHPLEAQLDERIIAGLEAIRAQSGLTAFLNYQPPGGSAHEREVAARWIRSRVPHAHADRLVIFPGAQTVLFNLLAHLARPGDVVLTEALTFPGIKAAAAQLGVNLVGVSMDDGGILPDALAKACRTHKPKAVYLIPTLHNPTTATLSADRRSEIAKIIRDADTVLIEDDAYGLLDRSASPIANLIPERTYLATTLSKCIAPALRVAYLLAPDSGAQLQMRGHLQATVQMPAPLMVALVTHWLESGVADRIITAIRNEAVGRQQLAQRALKGVQFQAKPAAHHLWLHLPEGRPDIAAHLLRNGLAVVAGDAFTVDGTSPHAARVSLGAARNRSELTEALRILVGALLKPADIRQIV; encoded by the coding sequence ATGGATTGGACTCCTACAATCTCGGAGCTGTCGGGGCCGCGCTACCAGCGCATCGTCGAAGCCATGGAGGCCGACATCGCTGCCGGCCGGCTGGTGCGGGGACAGCAATTGCCGACACAGCGCGCACTCGCAAAAGCGCTCGGCATCGACCTGACCACGGTGACGCGCGCCTACACCGAGGCGCGTCGTCGCGGCATCATGGAGGCCCGCGTCGGCCAGGGCTCGTTCGTGTCGGAGACCAGCGCGCGCCGCGCGGTCGACCTGCCGCATCCCGTCGCGATCGACCTCTCGATGAACGTGCCGCCGCACCCGCTCGAAGCACAGCTCGACGAGCGCATCATTGCCGGCCTCGAAGCCATTCGCGCGCAATCGGGCCTGACCGCGTTCCTGAACTACCAGCCGCCCGGCGGCAGCGCGCATGAGCGCGAGGTCGCCGCGCGCTGGATACGTTCGCGCGTGCCGCATGCACATGCCGACAGGCTCGTGATCTTTCCCGGCGCGCAGACGGTCCTGTTCAACCTGCTCGCGCACCTGGCGCGGCCGGGCGACGTCGTGCTGACGGAAGCGCTCACCTTCCCCGGCATCAAGGCCGCGGCAGCGCAACTCGGCGTCAATCTCGTTGGCGTGTCGATGGATGACGGCGGAATCCTGCCCGATGCGCTGGCGAAAGCCTGCCGCACGCACAAGCCGAAGGCAGTCTATCTCATTCCGACGCTGCACAATCCAACCACGGCGACGCTGTCCGCCGATCGTCGTAGCGAAATCGCAAAAATCATCCGCGATGCCGACACTGTTCTGATCGAGGATGATGCCTACGGGCTGCTCGACCGATCGGCCTCGCCGATCGCGAACCTCATTCCGGAGCGGACATATCTTGCGACCACGCTGTCGAAATGCATCGCGCCGGCGTTGCGCGTCGCCTATCTGCTGGCACCCGATTCTGGTGCGCAGCTTCAGATGCGCGGCCATCTCCAGGCCACCGTGCAGATGCCGGCGCCGCTGATGGTCGCGCTGGTGACGCACTGGCTCGAGAGCGGCGTCGCCGATCGCATCATCACCGCCATCCGCAACGAAGCCGTCGGCCGCCAGCAACTGGCGCAACGCGCCCTGAAGGGGGTTCAGTTCCAGGCGAAACCGGCTGCACATCATTTGTGGCTGCATTTGCCGGAGGGGCGGCCTGACATCGCGGCGCATCTGCTTCGCAACGGGCTCGCGGTCGTTGCCGGCGACGCCTTCACCGTCGACGGAACATCGCCGCATGCGGCGCGGGTCTCGCTTGGAGCGGCGCGCAACAGGTCCGAATTGACCGAGGCGCTGCGCATCCTCGTCGGCGCGCTGCTCAAGCCCGCCGACATCAGGCAGATCGTCTAG
- a CDS encoding DHA2 family efflux MFS transporter permease subunit, producing the protein MANATTASPAMMASAASDRIAPKRLIAFIIMVFGMFMSILDIQIVSASLSEIQAGLSASSSEVSWVQTAYLIAEVIAIPLSGFLSRAFGTRLLFAISAAGFTISSLLCGFATTIEEMILWRALQGFLGAGMIPTVFASAYTVFPRSKFHIVGPIIGLVATLAPTIGPTVGGYITDLMSWHWLFFINVVPGIGITLGVLALVDFDEPHFELLDRFDWWGLLFMAGFLGTLEYVLEEGPQYEWLQDTSVAICAWICVVSAIAFFIRVFTAAEPIVNLRTFTNRNFAVGSTLQFCVGIGLYGLTYIYPRYLAEVRGYSALMIGETMFVSGVTMFLVAPLVGRLMASLDMRYMVAFGLIVFAMGSYQMTWITRDYDFYELLIPQILRGVGMMFAMVPTNNIALGTLPADRVKNASGLFNLMRNLGGAVGLAVINTVLNDRTDLHITRLQERVTWGNATATETLTMLQQKFQGLGDSTLMAMKQLSQIVHRQAVVMSFGDAFFVLTLFYLGLSLLVTLLKKPASPFGAGAGAGGDAH; encoded by the coding sequence ATGGCGAACGCCACGACCGCTTCACCTGCCATGATGGCATCAGCCGCTTCGGATCGCATCGCGCCGAAGCGGCTGATCGCGTTCATCATCATGGTGTTCGGGATGTTCATGTCGATCCTGGACATCCAGATCGTCTCGGCCTCCTTGAGCGAGATCCAGGCCGGCCTGTCGGCAAGCTCGAGCGAGGTCTCCTGGGTCCAGACCGCCTATCTTATCGCCGAGGTGATCGCGATCCCGCTGTCCGGGTTCCTGTCGCGCGCCTTCGGCACGCGTCTGTTGTTCGCGATCTCGGCGGCTGGCTTCACGATTTCGAGCCTGCTCTGCGGTTTCGCCACGACCATCGAGGAGATGATCCTGTGGCGCGCGCTTCAGGGTTTTCTCGGCGCCGGCATGATCCCGACGGTGTTCGCCTCGGCCTACACCGTGTTCCCGCGCTCGAAATTCCACATCGTCGGTCCCATCATCGGGCTCGTTGCGACGTTGGCCCCGACCATCGGCCCGACGGTCGGCGGCTACATCACCGATCTGATGTCGTGGCACTGGCTGTTCTTCATCAACGTCGTGCCCGGTATCGGCATCACCCTGGGTGTGCTGGCGCTGGTCGATTTCGACGAGCCCCATTTCGAATTGCTCGACCGCTTCGACTGGTGGGGCCTGCTCTTCATGGCCGGCTTCCTCGGCACGCTGGAATACGTGCTGGAGGAAGGTCCGCAATATGAATGGCTGCAGGACACCTCCGTGGCGATCTGCGCCTGGATCTGCGTCGTGTCGGCGATCGCCTTCTTCATACGCGTCTTCACGGCGGCCGAGCCGATCGTCAATTTGCGCACCTTCACCAATCGCAATTTTGCCGTCGGCTCTACGCTGCAATTCTGCGTTGGCATCGGCCTCTATGGCCTGACCTACATCTATCCGCGCTATCTGGCCGAAGTGCGCGGCTACAGCGCGCTGATGATCGGCGAGACCATGTTCGTTTCGGGCGTCACCATGTTCCTGGTGGCGCCGCTGGTCGGCCGGCTGATGGCGAGCCTCGACATGCGCTACATGGTCGCATTCGGCCTGATCGTGTTCGCGATGGGCTCCTACCAGATGACCTGGATCACGCGCGACTACGATTTCTACGAGCTGCTGATCCCGCAGATCCTGCGCGGCGTCGGCATGATGTTCGCAATGGTGCCGACCAACAACATCGCGCTCGGCACGCTGCCGGCCGACAGGGTGAAGAACGCCTCCGGGCTGTTCAACCTGATGCGTAATCTCGGCGGAGCGGTGGGTCTTGCCGTCATCAACACGGTGCTCAACGACCGCACCGACCTGCACATCACGCGTCTTCAGGAACGCGTGACCTGGGGCAATGCGACCGCGACCGAGACCCTGACCATGCTTCAGCAGAAATTCCAGGGCCTCGGCGACTCCACGCTGATGGCGATGAAGCAGCTCAGCCAGATCGTGCATCGCCAGGCTGTGGTGATGAGCTTTGGCGACGCCTTCTTCGTGCTGACGCTGTTCTATCTCGGCCTCAGCCTGCTGGTGACGCTGTTGAAGAAGCCGGCCTCGCCCTTCGGCGCCGGCGCCGGCGCTGGCGGCGACGCGCACTGA
- a CDS encoding alpha/beta fold hydrolase codes for MAARAKTFLLCHGAWSGGWAWKKMHPLMAQAGHRLVAPTYTGLGERSHLASAAIDLDTHIQDILNVIKFEDLSDIVLLGHSYGGMVATGVADRARERVTQLIYLDAFVPRDGQSLFDLNEGGREPMRKAAAAADGYRIPPNPPPPDTPQADLDWLNARRINMPLKCFETKLKLQHGEPAMPRSYIYCARIPPGDVFGQFAGRAKSEDGWRYFELDASHAPNVTAPEALMGVLNEIVA; via the coding sequence ATGGCCGCACGCGCGAAAACCTTTCTGCTCTGTCATGGCGCGTGGTCCGGCGGATGGGCCTGGAAGAAGATGCATCCGCTGATGGCGCAGGCCGGCCACCGGCTGGTCGCGCCGACCTACACCGGGCTCGGCGAGCGATCGCATCTCGCCAGCGCCGCGATCGATCTCGATACACACATCCAGGACATCCTCAACGTCATCAAGTTCGAAGACTTGAGCGACATCGTGCTGCTCGGCCACAGCTATGGCGGCATGGTCGCGACAGGCGTTGCCGATCGCGCGCGCGAGCGCGTCACGCAGCTGATCTATCTCGACGCCTTCGTGCCGCGCGACGGCCAGTCGCTGTTCGATCTCAACGAAGGCGGACGCGAGCCGATGCGCAAGGCGGCTGCCGCCGCCGACGGCTATCGCATCCCGCCGAACCCGCCGCCACCGGACACGCCGCAGGCCGATCTCGACTGGCTCAATGCGCGCCGCATCAACATGCCGCTCAAATGCTTCGAGACGAAGCTGAAGCTTCAGCACGGCGAACCCGCGATGCCGCGGAGCTACATCTATTGCGCCCGCATTCCGCCGGGCGACGTGTTCGGCCAGTTCGCAGGGCGCGCAAAGAGCGAGGATGGCTGGCGCTACTTCGAGCTCGACGCCAGCCACGCGCCGAATGTCACGGCGCCGGAGGCGTTGATGGGTGTGTTGAACGAGATTGTTGCATGA
- a CDS encoding sulfite exporter TauE/SafE family protein produces METFTYALLLFGALAGGFVSGLAGFGTALMALGIWLYVLPPSLAVPLVLICSVIAQTSTLPSMWKSFDLSLVWPFLIGGLIGVPIGTTLVASADPKVFKLSVGVLLLIFSSALYLNKKQFAVTFGGRIADGAIGFAGGILGGLAGLSGPLPILWANIRGWNKHERRGIFQLFNFTVLATALVLQTASGLVAFKVVWLAMVAFPGTLIGAWAGARVYHALSDKHFGDVVLGLLFLSGATLVWNSVGSF; encoded by the coding sequence GTGGAAACGTTCACTTACGCGCTGCTCTTGTTCGGCGCGCTGGCCGGTGGCTTCGTCTCGGGACTCGCCGGGTTCGGCACGGCGCTGATGGCGCTCGGCATCTGGCTCTATGTGCTGCCGCCCTCGCTCGCGGTGCCGCTGGTGCTGATCTGCTCGGTGATCGCGCAGACCTCGACGTTGCCCTCGATGTGGAAGAGCTTTGACCTGTCGCTGGTGTGGCCGTTCCTGATCGGCGGGCTGATCGGCGTGCCGATCGGAACCACGCTGGTCGCATCCGCCGATCCCAAGGTCTTCAAGCTCAGCGTCGGGGTCTTGCTGCTGATCTTCTCGAGCGCACTGTACCTCAACAAGAAGCAGTTCGCCGTCACCTTCGGCGGCCGCATCGCCGACGGCGCCATCGGCTTTGCCGGCGGCATCCTGGGCGGGCTCGCCGGCCTGTCCGGGCCGCTGCCGATCCTGTGGGCCAACATCCGCGGCTGGAACAAGCACGAGCGGCGCGGCATCTTCCAGCTTTTCAATTTCACGGTGCTAGCGACCGCTTTGGTGTTGCAGACGGCCTCGGGCCTGGTCGCCTTCAAGGTGGTCTGGCTCGCGATGGTCGCATTCCCTGGCACGCTGATCGGCGCATGGGCCGGCGCGCGCGTCTATCACGCGCTGAGCGACAAGCATTTCGGCGATGTCGTGCTCGGCCTCTTGTTCCTGTCGGGCGCGACCCTGGTCTGGAACAGCGTCGGCTCGTTCTAG
- a CDS encoding ABC transporter ATP-binding protein, whose protein sequence is MTALSKKPAAIRVVLPFVFRHWLKQPGRTLAIAAALLGATVADLFMPVFSGHLVDALTRGPSSPEARHAALVALGGIVVLGAASMVLRLSGLQVIVPFTLKIMSDVAQDAFLRVQRFSTDWHANSFAGSTVRKITRGMWALDLLNDTILLALLPSLVVLVGSMILLGVHWASLGVVIALGALAYVTMTVLFSTRYIAPAARVSNAWDTKVGGTLADALTCNAVVKSFGAEAREDARLARVIKRWSVRVRRTWLRYNYTAMAQLSLLLCLRGSVIGGSVLLWMYGHASPGDVTYVLTSYYVIHAYLRDVGMHINNLQRSVNDMEELVAIHDEPIGIADTEGARPIVIARGEVVFDDVTFHYGGHRAPLYDGLSIKVRAGERVGLVGRSGSGKTTFVKLVQRLYDVTAGRVLIDGQDIAKATQQSLRSQIAIVQQEPILFHRTLAENIAYGRPGASLEAIEQAARLANAHDFILRLPKGYGTLVGERGVKLSGGERQRVALARAFLADAPVLILDEATSSLDSESEALIQQAMERLMKGRTSIVIAHRLSTVRSLDRILVFDRGEIVEQGTHAALAGKPGGIYRGLFERQVVELGHIAAAE, encoded by the coding sequence ATGACCGCTTTGTCGAAAAAGCCCGCGGCTATCCGCGTGGTGCTGCCCTTCGTGTTCCGGCACTGGCTGAAGCAGCCGGGGCGCACGCTCGCCATCGCCGCGGCGCTGTTGGGCGCGACCGTCGCCGACCTGTTCATGCCGGTGTTTTCAGGACATCTGGTCGACGCGCTCACGCGCGGGCCATCGAGCCCCGAGGCGCGTCATGCCGCCTTGGTGGCGCTCGGCGGCATCGTGGTGCTGGGCGCGGCGTCGATGGTGTTGCGCCTGAGCGGGCTGCAGGTGATCGTGCCGTTCACGCTGAAGATCATGTCCGACGTGGCGCAGGATGCTTTCCTGCGTGTGCAGCGCTTCTCGACCGACTGGCACGCCAACTCCTTCGCAGGCTCGACCGTGCGCAAGATCACGCGCGGCATGTGGGCGCTCGACCTTCTGAACGACACCATATTGCTGGCGCTGCTGCCGTCGCTGGTCGTGCTGGTCGGATCGATGATCCTGCTCGGGGTGCACTGGGCCTCGCTCGGCGTGGTGATCGCGCTCGGCGCGCTTGCCTACGTCACGATGACGGTGCTGTTCTCGACGCGCTACATCGCGCCGGCCGCGCGCGTTTCCAACGCCTGGGACACCAAGGTGGGCGGCACGCTGGCGGATGCGCTGACATGCAATGCGGTGGTGAAGTCCTTCGGCGCCGAGGCGCGCGAAGATGCGCGGCTCGCCCGCGTCATCAAGCGCTGGAGCGTGCGGGTGCGGCGGACCTGGTTGCGCTACAACTACACCGCCATGGCGCAGCTCTCGCTGCTGCTATGCCTGCGAGGTTCCGTGATCGGCGGCTCGGTGCTGCTGTGGATGTATGGGCACGCCTCGCCCGGCGACGTCACCTACGTGCTGACGAGCTACTACGTCATCCACGCCTACTTGCGTGACGTCGGAATGCACATCAACAACCTCCAGCGTTCGGTGAACGACATGGAGGAACTGGTGGCGATCCACGACGAGCCGATCGGCATCGCCGATACCGAAGGCGCGCGGCCGATCGTGATCGCGCGCGGCGAAGTCGTATTCGACGACGTCACCTTCCATTATGGCGGGCATCGCGCCCCGCTTTATGACGGGCTGTCGATCAAGGTCCGCGCGGGCGAGCGCGTCGGCCTGGTTGGCCGCTCCGGTTCCGGCAAGACGACCTTCGTCAAGCTGGTGCAGCGGCTCTACGACGTCACCGCCGGCCGGGTGCTGATCGACGGGCAGGACATCGCGAAGGCGACGCAGCAATCGCTGCGCAGCCAGATCGCGATCGTGCAGCAGGAGCCGATCCTGTTTCACCGCACGCTTGCCGAGAACATCGCCTATGGCCGGCCCGGGGCCAGCCTCGAGGCGATCGAGCAGGCAGCGCGCCTCGCCAATGCGCACGACTTCATCCTGCGCCTGCCGAAGGGCTACGGCACGCTGGTCGGCGAGCGCGGCGTGAAGCTGTCGGGCGGCGAGCGTCAGCGCGTGGCGCTGGCGCGGGCTTTCCTCGCGGATGCGCCGGTGCTGATCCTGGACGAGGCGACGTCGAGCCTCGATTCGGAGTCGGAAGCACTGATCCAGCAGGCGATGGAGCGGCTGATGAAGGGCCGCACCTCGATCGTGATCGCGCACCGGCTGTCGACGGTGCGCAGCCTCGATCGAATCCTGGTGTTCGACCGCGGCGAGATCGTCGAGCAGGGCACGCATGCCGCGCTCGCGGGCAAGCCAGGTGGCATCTATCGCGGCCTGTTCGAGCGCCAGGTCGTGGAGCTTGGACATATCGCAGCAGCGGAATGA
- a CDS encoding N-acetylmuramoyl-L-alanine amidase produces MRTFEPDSSIVSDIIPSPNHGERNKGRQPDMIVLHYTGMPDVEGALARLCTAGTEVSAHYVVLEDGRIVQCVPEARRAWHAGVSSWAGEDDINSCSIGIEIINRGHDWGYPEYPLRQIAAVIALCRGIILRRKIAPQRVLGHSDVAPARKKDPGEKFPWHSLANSGVGHWVTPAPIVRGETLMLGTISDEVLGLQQALARYGYGVPLSGKYDAATMEVVTAFQRHFRPARLDGVADHSTLSTLQALLASLPADGTTVASK; encoded by the coding sequence ATGCGGACATTCGAGCCGGATTCGTCGATCGTCTCCGACATCATCCCCTCGCCCAACCATGGCGAGCGCAACAAGGGCCGCCAGCCTGACATGATCGTGCTGCACTACACCGGCATGCCCGACGTCGAGGGCGCGCTGGCGCGGCTGTGCACCGCCGGCACCGAGGTGTCGGCCCATTACGTGGTGCTGGAGGACGGCCGCATCGTGCAGTGCGTGCCCGAAGCGCGGCGCGCCTGGCACGCCGGCGTCTCGTCCTGGGCCGGCGAGGACGACATCAATTCCTGCTCGATCGGGATCGAGATCATCAATCGTGGCCACGATTGGGGTTACCCGGAATATCCGCTGCGCCAGATCGCTGCCGTGATCGCGCTGTGCCGCGGCATCATCCTTCGCCGCAAGATCGCGCCGCAGCGGGTGCTCGGCCATTCCGACGTCGCGCCCGCGCGCAAGAAGGATCCCGGCGAAAAATTTCCATGGCATTCCCTGGCGAATTCCGGCGTCGGTCACTGGGTGACGCCCGCGCCGATCGTGCGCGGCGAAACCCTCATGCTCGGAACCATCAGCGACGAGGTGCTGGGCCTCCAGCAGGCGCTCGCCCGCTACGGCTATGGCGTACCGCTATCGGGCAAATACGACGCCGCGACGATGGAAGTCGTCACCGCCTTCCAGCGCCATTTCCGCCCCGCGCGGCTGGATGGCGTTGCCGATCACTCGACGCTGTCGACCTTGCAGGCGCTGCTGGCCAGCCTGCCGGCGGATGGAACGACGGTCGCGTCGAAGTGA